The following is a genomic window from Malus sylvestris chromosome 7, drMalSylv7.2, whole genome shotgun sequence.
ACCATCTCTacgccttttttttattttataaattatctATATATTTAAAGGGAAAAATGGTCAGCGGATGTTAAACCATCTCTACGGCTGTTAAACCATCTCTACggctttttttattataaattatcTATATATTTAAAGGGAAAAATGGTCAACGGATGTTAAACCATCTCTACGgctttttttataaattatctATATCTATttttatatctatatatataaagtcaaCACAccaaaatggtgaagttttcaATATACCAAAAATGTCCCTCTCTAAGAGTGCTACTAAAATCACTTTATTGTCTTattttttcacacacattttaacgaaaatgttAATCACATATTTATCCTTTTAGCAAAAGACTTTTAAATCCATATTTATAAATTCGTTATAagtcttttaattttaattaaataaattaaaagagaataaagaaaaactaaaataaaactaactaaaactaaaacaatACATTAGAGGTTGGTagagaaataattttttaattttttaatttttcatggcGGGTGAAATTATAACGTGGGTGTAGAAATATAACATTGGGTTGAGTTTATCAGCACTCCTCTCTGATTAGAATGTTAAAATGAACTTAAAATGGTGAAGCTTTCAATTTACCAAGAATGCCCCTCTCTAATTAGAATGTTAAAAtgacaattaattaaaaattttcaaaaataaaagattCTTACTTAGTGGGCATTTTTATGGTTTCTTTCtctgaatttttaaaataattataaaattagtattttaaataaattaattaaaaattctgaaaaataaaagattCTTACTAAGTGGGCATTATTTATTGTTTCATTCtctgaatttttaaaataactataaaatcagtattttaaataaaattaaaaaaataaattttaaaaaaaaagctaaattTGGCAAGGGTTAGGTTTGACAATTTTTGACACGATCTGTTAACTTGAAACAAAACGGCACAAAACTAACAGATTATCGGGTCGACATGATAGCGAATCaagtcgttatcgggtaacccgataagcacctgttaagataatggGTTGGTCcgggtatacacatgggtaacccgatacacgataagcaaaatattaatttaatatttttatactcctaaaaatactataataattatatatataaattaaattaaatttagaaaatttgaaaaatgaggtaatatatttttataggtATAGTacgttattttatttattttcataattattttggtaaatttctcataatttgaatggtttataatgtttggtttttctatacttagTTTATGCGGATGAGAGTTCTGATGTGGaaaccttactgaaaacatcatcaacataactttTGAAGACAATAAATCAAGCCAAAGTACCAATACAATTCTCCCATGgtgatcgatgaaaattgaaggattttgtaaacaaaataacatgcaagctttgagtttcaTTAGCAAGATTTTAACTTCTAAGAAAGACTTTACaaccttgaaaagaaaaactccTTCACTTtacatatccttgcacatttgatattttgtagtagactagtagtgtattggtgcttttttattaggctcttattttggagTGTAAATGTAGTACataacgacaaatgtgtttttatgctttgaagtaatatttatgtggtaatgtggtatgtgcaaatttaaggaaAAAAGTATTTTTCTTAACTGGTCATAACAGGTCAGGTCTTTTACCTGTTGgttaaagtgacccgacctgttaaggacccgttaagataatggGTGTGATACGACATGactcgttaagataacaggtgttacacgaaaaacAGCAAACACGACCTGTTTCCCAAGCCTAGCAAGGGGCTagtctatatatataaatccaGCATCCTAAAATGGTGAAGCTTTCTAAACCCCAAAAATACCAGCAcaacttgtaaatgagaggttttaagttcgattctcgctttgttagcctattgtgaggcttagccccaTTCCTCCACCCCTTTAGTATAcgtaatatcgtttgttaaaaaaagaaaaatagagacAGTTAGCCACTTTCAGCATCGAAGAGACGGAAATAAAAACTACCTAAAGTACCTAACCCCCAACGGGAGCCCCCCCCCCGGATAAAACTCTACTCCTCCATGCATCTCCTTCCATTAGCAGGAATGATTATTTGGTGCAGATTTTTCTCCTTATGTTGTAAGTCAAAGAATGCCGATGAAGGAAGGAGGAAATTTTCCAAATTGGACTGCAATTTCATATTGCAAATGATTCCTGAGTTTGTTAACGCTATATCTTACAGgcaatgactttttttttttaaatttaataggGGTGCAATGACTAATGAAATTGGATAGTGTAGGACAATATAAATATTAGAATCATTGTTCAATCAATTCGAGAATATCCAAATCCATCTGACacaaatatcaataaacaaaacaGTAAATCGAAAATGTAAAGAATAATTTGTCCTATATATCAAGAGAGACGTGTTTTTCATTGTTCTAAAGTCGTAGACGTCTCGCTATGCGCCGATTATAACGGTTATCTACAATATCAAGATACAACCCTCGAATCTTACAGAGTATCTTATCCATAAGCACAATTATGATAGATAGGTGCCAAGTGGTgattggacaaggattgtctgccctcctagttgtgatgctcttccatgccctcctattttgtgcggtcacggttaagccacgtcaatattttatattaattttttaatgagataataagataaaaaacaataaaaatataaaatattgatgtggcttaaccgtgaccgcacaaaataggagggcatggaagggcaccacaactaggagggcagacaatccttgtccgtgGTGATTGATTGTTGATGATAAAGATGAATAGGAGGATAATTGGGAATATAGAGGAGGAGTACAGTAGGGAGAGAAGGAAAATAATTGAACGTATCTTTTTATGTTTGAGGAattctttatttattaaactttttgttaaaaaaaaaaaaaaaaactctgtaCACTGACACTTCATatttattgttttaaataaataaataaagatttgaatttttagtaaaataaattaattaaataaccaACAGTTTTTCTCCTTAGAATCCAATAAGCCCAAACCATTTCTCACTCGAGTAATAAAGTTCTCTTTTCTCCTTCATACAAGTGAAGGAGAAAACAATTGTTGTGAGATATGCATTTAGTCTTTTTCAATCTCATGAATAGAAAATTGTATTTAGTCTTAAacatcaacaaaacaaaaataaaatctcaTGCATTATTATAAAGAGCTATCAAATGTTGAATTTTCATTATTTGCAAGATGTTGGATTCTATGAGCGTCTGAATGAGACTCTGAGTAGGAGAAAAGGTTCTTGACTGCAGGCTACACCATGTTGGACATTTGTTGATGAGTTGCATGTATATTGTTTGTTCAGGTTTTAATTACTTTCCTTTGctatgatttttcatcaacttGATATGACATATGTTCAGTTTTGTATTCTATGGCCATAATGTgtaatgttgtttttttttaataagaatgTTGTTGCAGAAGTGTAATGCAAGTTGTAAAGTGTGATGTTGTTGCAAAATTATCTTCACAAatgaaaatatcaaaaataaagtaaaaatttgtaaatcaaaccTAACGTGTGATTAGAAAGGTGTAAGTCGCGGGTAGCGAGCGGAATTAATAAATGTCTCTTACGTGTGCGTTAGCGTGTGTGGATAGACtagtattaattaatcaaacgcaCATCTACAAGAGGGGAACTATTTAAAGGGAAAAAATGGTCAATGGATGTTAAACAATCTCTACAGTCGTCTATAAATTATCTCCAAATCGCTCTGACAAACTACTtcctcctaattaattttcaaccTTAATCTAGACCCCCAGACCTCTCAAACCCTCATCTCCAACTCGATCAAGAATGGCAATTAGACATGGAACAATACTCAGTAGTTGTGATATCAGTTCACTGGTGGAAATAACCTCAAGAAAGACCATCAAACCATCATCTCCAACTCCTCCTCACAATAGAATTCTTAAACTCTCTCTTCTGGACCAAATTATGCCTCCTACTTTATATGGAACTATCCTATGGTTCTTCCCAAACCACAATGCTTCTGATTTTGCTTCCAAAACTTCGGAGAGTACTACAACAAAATCTAAGCGCTTGCAGGATTCTTTATCCAAAGCTTTAGTTCAATTCTATCCAATGGCTGGCCGAGTCAAAAGCCCCGCGTTCATTGAGTGCAACGATGAAGGGGCTCATTTTCTTGAAGCCCGAGTTAACTGCCAGCTTTTGGACCTTCTCATGCAACCCAATCCCGAGTTACTCAACCATTTAATGGCCCAAAATGATCCTAGAACAGCCAACGAAGCTTTGGGATCTACACTTTTGCTTGTTCAAATCAGTGTTTTCAACTGTGGAGGAATTGTTGTTTCTGTGTCCGCTTCACACAAGATTGCAGATGCAGCATCACTTGTCACGTTTGTGCGAGCATGGGCAGCGATAAATCGTGATAGAGTCCTCGAACTGCAATTGGGGACACCGGAGTTTACTGGAGGGTCTTTATTGCCGCCTAGAGAGCTATCCTTGCCGTCCAGCATGGTAAATTTGGAAATCCCAATTCAAAGTTTAGTTACAAGAAGGTTTGTATTCAATCTCTCGAAGATGGTCAGTCTCAAGGAAAAAATTGGAAGTgtccaagccttcatcccatcaAACGGCCATCTTGTTTTGGCTATCATTTTGAAATGTTCTATTGCTGCTTCCCGTCAGTGCAAGCCCGAGAGTTCAATCAAGCCAACGGTGCTGTCCCAAATGGTGAGCTTCCGCAAAAGCATCGTCCCGGAGATATCAGAAAATGTCATGGGGAATTGGTTTTGGCCAATGCAAGTGTTGTTCAAAGAAAATGAGATTGAATTACCCGATTTGGTGAGCAAAATGAGGCAAGGATTGACAGAATTTCGCAATGAGAAGGCCAGCAGATTTAAGGGTGAGGATGGATTGTTGGTGGTATCTGAGTCTCTTAGAGAGAGGAATGATATTAACAGCGTAAATGTTTATAGAACCTCAAGTTTGTGCAAACTTCCTCTGTATGAAATGGATTTTGGATGGGGGAAACCTGCGTGGGTCACCAGCCTAACTGTCTTCAAGAACATAATTTTGTTGGTTGACACAAAAGAGCAAGATGGTATCGAAGCTTGGGTGACCCTTGATGAACAAGAAATGGCCATATTTGAGTCTGATCAGGAGCTTCTTGCATTTTGCTCCGTCAACCCCAGCATTTGCCATTCAGGGTTGGTCCTGGGTATTCCAAGGCCCATGGCGAAGATCTAAATTATGCTCTTTAGGAATTTGGtctatttttaagttaatgttgtGAATATATTTTATATGATATTGGTTGTCTAAATCTATTGTAGATTCGTACAAAATCCTATGAGATTTAGAATATTTTCCTTGTACAAGTTGTATTACTTtgagagcaagtttctctctctctattgtttactataaataaaggcacaagtcATTGGGGAATATAATTCCTCAAGCCATTCTtcatctctctctatttctctctttgTCGTTGAGTCTTGAGAATGTTCTAAAGAACGTGTACAACATAGAATTATGTGTTCTATCGATAGAATTCTGAGATGGGACTTATGATTTGTTTTAGGCAACCATCGTACGTGCACGCCTTGATCGTTGTTCGAGGGTGCATTAGTGCAGATTCCAGGTGaggactttaatatatgtgatatgtgacTACCAATGAAATTCTCATGTTAGTATCCTTAGTGGATATGGCATGGTTTTCTACTAAATATTGTATTTATATTCAGCCATCGATACATTTTATAAACTGTGATTTGAAATGCATATTCGAGATGTTTGAGAAACATGAGGGCTAGTAGAGGGCCGATAGCCCATCATGATAGGGAGTTGTTACATTGAATTTGTGGCATGCCTTGTTTTGTTGAGCCATTGTAAACTATGTTCTTGGGATTCTGtggttctgttgagtggtctggaactAGGTTCCGTTGGatttccgttgagtggtccagtTCCCTACTCTGtatggattccgttgagtggtccagaatccATTTATCTTCGTTTGGATTCCGTTTAGTGGTTTGGAATCCTTCCTACTTCACGATTCCGTTGAGTAGTCCATAATTGTATTTTTtcggttccgttgagtggtctggaaccTTGTCTTGTTGGATTCTGTTTAGTGGTCTGGGATCCCTCTCCTATTCAGTTTCGTAGAGTGGTCCGGATCGTTGGATTTCGTTAAGTATCCTTTGTCTTCATTGGTTCTTTGGTTCCTTAGAATTGGTTTAGAACATGGAAGCGTATGAGATGTAGTCTTCGGTCAAACTGTGTCACTCTAGCCTTAGTTTTCAACGTATTTATGAACGATATATTTGAGAACCTTTGTGATTTGATTTAGCAAGGCTGATGGATATATGGTTGACTCATTTGGAATTTTCAATGGTTTGATTTTGATTATATGATTTTATGAAGAATTGATTTGTATTTGTTATTTATAAATTGTGATCGATGAATCTGTTTTATGATTATCCATATACGTCAGATTATTGTCATTGACATGAGTTTTGCAGCTTATCCGGGTTATTACTTTGCTCAGTGCATTGCAGGGGCAATTGTGTAGGTGATAGGGCTTAGTTGATACGAGTAGCCCTTGGGGTAGTAGACTGATGTCAGAGAGCTTGGAGTGCTTAGGTTAACCCTGTATCTTTCATTGTATTTTGTTTGGACTTTCTTATGAAAGCCTACGAACATGTAGCTTTGATGTACAATTGTATATTTGCGATAAAGACCCCACCACTTTGTAAGATTGGGAATTCCAGTTCAGTATTTCTTGCTTATATTTCTTAGCACCCCTATAGTAGAGCGTCACATGTAaatcctggacgtatgtcgggatcgaaGCGTGATATTTAAAcggctttttagctaaaatggtccctaagatttgcataacacatcactttggttcttgagattgaaaatcaatagaaatggtccctgagattatccaccatccattattttggtcattccgttaaaaactccgtaaAAGCTCGGCTGAAAgcttgggcaattttcaaagcttcgtaactcaatcatttcttaaccaaattcgacccataatatatcaaaatgaagataggaaagtttaGAACATGATTTTaccatttggaagcccaatagtTGCtgaagatggccggaaaatagcctgaaaggtgactagtCCGcgagaaaactggaaaacttgccggaaactgggtaaactttaaacgttcataacttcttcaatactcaacgaaatcgagtgattcaaaataaaaatcaatgttcttaacaagaagaagaaaataatacCTTTCTAGATGGCTAGCTCACCGTGTTTTGGCCAAAAAAGGGCttgaaagtggctgtcttggtctcgagttagccactttcgagccgttttccggccaaaccatggcgaATTAGCCATTAATAAAGCCACTATTCTCTTagtctcgttgagaagtatgatgtTTTTttaatcactcaatttcgttgagtattaaaaaagttatgaacgtttaaagtttacctagtttccgaagagttttccaattttcccaCGAAGCAGTCACACGAAGTAGTCACCTTTTAGGCTATTGTCTAGCCATCTCTGGCCactattgggcttccaaatacttataatatttttctacactttcctatcttcattttgatatattatgggttgaatttggttaagaaacgattgagttacgaagctttgaaaattgcccaaacttccagccAAAAGTTTCGGGACacttaatgaagtttttaaGGGAAGGACCAacataatggatggtggacaatctcagggaccatttctattgattttaaatctcaggaaccaaagtgatgtgtgATGCAAATCTCAAGGAGCATTTTGGCTATATAGCATATTTAAACACTTAGGGGGGAGTGTTGTGAATGTATTTTGTATGATTGTGTATCCCTTGATACAtatattcatttgattaattaatttgattttgatgttttatttctctttttcttcctaactTTAATGTATTTATTACATTTAATCTGTTATAGGCCTAATTTACTGAACTGTATAAAGGACAGAGGGAGAGAAGGTGCGGCAcatagaaagaagagagagatgtgtaattatgaggtgtgtgttgtattgccccattgtgtctttatttatagtagtacgGAAGGTTAAATTCTTACCCtattaggattacaactctaatacaTTACTACGAAACCATTTATTACTGTCACTATGATAACCGACAAGAAACGTATATTACTGTCGGATGCCAGTgtcaagaaatgaaaattttccaacagaatactctaaaaccgatagaaattgtgtcggatataaccgacagagaacatattaataatgaataaataagagcatTCTCTGTTGGATAAAACtgacagaaaatactctaaaaccgatAGAACTTGTGTCAGATATAACTGACAgagaatttatcaataatgaataaataagagcatTCTTTGTCAGATAAAACCGACagcaaatatattaataataaaaaaaatgtaaaaaggacaatttaaataaacataaacaaaactaataattgaataaataataCTAACAAAGCAAATTCGCATTGTAGCATGCATAACCTCACATCAATAATCAAGCCATGCCATATTGGTAACAACTACAACTAGATTAAAATCGACAAAAATCGTATTCAAACAGAGGATTTCAGTCAACTATACTCGCTAAAAAATtgatggaaaaagaaaaaagatcggAGCTGGAGAACTCCTAAAGAAGCTAGTAAATCAAATAAAGAATATGGAAGAACCTGAAAATTTTCTAGGGATGCCACATATTACAACCCATTGAATGGGAGTTTTGCTAGGGACTACCTGCGAAAAGTGAAGGATGGACGGGTGAGGGTGGGAAACCAAAAAGGACAACCCAGAAAAACATATTAACTCAGGGAACACGAAAACTAATTTTCAGTTGAAGCCCACCTAAGGGTTGGTATGAGCTCTTATCCTTCCTTCCCCTTCCATGAGGGTTGGTATCAGCATCCAAGTCCATAACCCTAAGCCGCATCTACTTGTGCTAAGTCAGACAACACGTTACAAATACAACTCCATGCTTCACATCTCCAACAATACTCACACAATCAATTT
Proteins encoded in this region:
- the LOC126630006 gene encoding acyltransferase Pun1-like translates to MAIRHGTILSSCDISSLVEITSRKTIKPSSPTPPHNRILKLSLLDQIMPPTLYGTILWFFPNHNASDFASKTSESTTTKSKRLQDSLSKALVQFYPMAGRVKSPAFIECNDEGAHFLEARVNCQLLDLLMQPNPELLNHLMAQNDPRTANEALGSTLLLVQISVFNCGGIVVSVSASHKIADAASLVTFVRAWAAINRDRVLELQLGTPEFTGGSLLPPRELSLPSSMVNLEIPIQSLVTRRFVFNLSKMVSLKEKIGSVQAFIPSNGHLVLAIILKCSIAASRQCKPESSIKPTVLSQMVSFRKSIVPEISENVMGNWFWPMQVLFKENEIELPDLVSKMRQGLTEFRNEKASRFKGEDGLLVVSESLRERNDINSVNVYRTSSLCKLPLYEMDFGWGKPAWVTSLTVFKNIILLVDTKEQDGIEAWVTLDEQEMAIFESDQELLAFCSVNPSICHSGLVLGIPRPMAKI